A genomic stretch from Nodosilinea sp. E11 includes:
- the tnpC gene encoding IS66 family transposase, with translation MKDLPPLEGLSSEEKDALIRELWQMVQALQADVERLKGKRTKKTSRNSSLPPAKGFKPNSEGSKPSQSERTASVGRAGGGRDLSASPDQVVVARVNRCPHCGNAVERAHQQLKAVYERIELPQVQPQVTRVERYGGQCPCCQQSYEAPVPVGLEPGSPFGQSIASVVTYLRYGHAVSYQRLSQLMGELYGVTISEGAIANLLQRVQTQLAAPVAQIVERLRRARLVCSDETSARLNGRNQWEWVFQNEQVCLHVIRPSRGKAVIDETMAGHRPQVWVSDLFSAQKAHPAEQWQVCLAHQLRDCQYAIDAGDDLFAPRMKRLLLRAIAVNRRRHQLAESTLQQYRSRLRGSLREILNLKPKSPEGQQLLKRYLKIREHLLLFLDDETVPPTNNASEQALRWSVVFRKVTHGFRSDWGAELFAQVRSLVNTARRQGMSAFEAISRALTSNQSDWLLS, from the coding sequence ATGAAAGACCTGCCGCCGTTAGAAGGCCTCAGTTCTGAGGAGAAAGATGCTCTGATCCGAGAGCTGTGGCAGATGGTGCAAGCGTTGCAGGCAGACGTCGAGAGGCTAAAAGGCAAACGCACCAAGAAAACGTCGCGCAATTCGAGTTTGCCACCCGCGAAAGGATTTAAGCCTAACTCAGAGGGTTCTAAGCCCAGCCAAAGCGAGCGAACGGCGAGTGTGGGTCGAGCGGGAGGTGGCCGAGACCTGAGCGCATCGCCTGACCAAGTGGTGGTAGCGCGAGTGAACCGTTGCCCTCACTGTGGCAACGCGGTAGAACGTGCTCATCAACAGCTCAAAGCGGTCTATGAGCGGATTGAACTGCCCCAGGTTCAGCCCCAGGTGACCCGAGTAGAACGGTATGGGGGTCAATGTCCATGCTGTCAGCAGAGCTATGAAGCCCCCGTGCCAGTTGGGTTAGAGCCTGGTTCGCCCTTTGGTCAAAGTATCGCCAGTGTGGTGACGTATCTGAGGTACGGTCATGCGGTGAGCTATCAACGGCTCAGCCAACTGATGGGGGAGTTGTACGGGGTGACGATATCGGAAGGGGCAATTGCGAATCTGCTCCAGCGGGTTCAAACCCAACTTGCCGCGCCAGTGGCACAAATTGTCGAGCGTCTGCGCCGTGCCCGTCTGGTGTGCAGCGATGAGACGAGTGCCCGCCTCAATGGTCGTAATCAGTGGGAGTGGGTGTTTCAGAACGAGCAGGTGTGCCTGCATGTGATTCGCCCCAGCCGGGGGAAAGCCGTGATTGATGAGACGATGGCCGGGCACCGCCCCCAGGTCTGGGTCTCCGATTTATTCAGTGCGCAAAAGGCCCATCCTGCTGAGCAGTGGCAAGTCTGTCTGGCCCATCAACTCAGGGATTGCCAGTATGCCATTGATGCGGGCGATGACCTGTTTGCCCCCCGGATGAAGCGGCTATTACTGCGCGCCATTGCCGTGAATCGACGACGACATCAATTGGCTGAATCAACCCTTCAGCAGTACCGGTCTCGATTGAGAGGCAGCCTACGGGAAATCTTGAACTTGAAGCCCAAGTCGCCCGAGGGTCAGCAATTGCTCAAACGCTACTTGAAGATTCGGGAGCATCTGCTGCTGTTCCTAGACGATGAGACGGTACCACCGACCAATAATGCCAGTGAACAAGCCTTGCGTTGGAGTGTGGTCTTTCGCAAGGTCACCCACGGCTTTCGCTCCGACTGGGGTGCAGAGTTGTTCGCCCAGGTGCGCTCGCTGGTGAACACCGCTCGGCGGCAGGGTATGTCTGCCTTCGAGGCCATTTCTCGCGCCCTTACTTCAAACCAGTCGGATTGGCTACTGAGTTGA
- the ltrA gene encoding group II intron reverse transcriptase/maturase, with protein MNVSEMQRKLSLWAEQDKERKFYDLYSLLVNDDWLKVAHGHVKRNRGSKTAGTDGMTMADFDETLKGNLLSLRIALKEGTFEPYPVRRVTIQQRKPDGRIKQRPLGIPAIRDRIVQDALRMILEPIYEADFSPRSYGFRPNRCTMDAIAYIVNQLRARNGHYFWIIKGDIASYFDTVQHRILMRLLRRRVKDEKLLKLTWQFLRAGVMEGKLFRETQQGTPQGGILSPLLANIYLHELDDYMQGYTGLSPYFKAKRRKARDANFLYVRYADDFIVMCNGTKAQALHMKQELQAFLKAKLNLNLAMDKTKVTHANDGFQFLGIWIQRAIGSRGVMVPRTAIPDAAKKRFLDKMKLVLSPRTHQSSVNAKLLALNRIISGWGRYYQYVSSPKHVFSRLDAQVFWLMGHWLGRKYKLSMPKVMEKYYQGSTFGTDTHTLRLLREIPTKRYLPKQHANPYTAPGQAIQREDVFSLDDAWTGHESRNRESMDWRPDILARDGHVCAHCRQCYPAADLEVDHKRPRGAFKDPRDADYLENLQLLCITCHKLKTQQDKQVLSRMR; from the coding sequence GTGAACGTTAGCGAAATGCAGCGAAAACTGAGTCTATGGGCAGAACAGGACAAAGAACGAAAGTTCTATGACCTGTACTCACTGCTCGTGAATGATGACTGGCTCAAGGTGGCGCATGGCCATGTCAAACGGAACCGGGGTAGTAAGACGGCCGGAACTGACGGCATGACGATGGCAGACTTCGATGAGACACTAAAGGGCAACCTCTTGTCTTTGCGAATCGCCTTGAAAGAGGGGACGTTTGAACCCTACCCAGTGCGGAGAGTGACGATACAGCAGCGGAAACCAGACGGACGAATTAAACAACGACCGTTAGGCATCCCCGCTATCCGAGACCGGATTGTACAAGACGCTCTTCGGATGATCCTAGAGCCCATTTATGAGGCAGATTTTAGTCCTCGCTCCTATGGGTTTCGACCCAACCGTTGCACGATGGACGCCATAGCTTACATCGTGAATCAACTACGGGCTCGCAACGGACACTACTTCTGGATCATTAAGGGAGACATTGCCTCGTACTTTGATACCGTCCAGCACCGCATTCTCATGCGACTGCTCAGACGGCGGGTCAAAGACGAGAAACTCCTGAAATTGACCTGGCAGTTCCTGCGGGCAGGAGTAATGGAGGGCAAGCTCTTTCGGGAGACCCAACAGGGAACCCCGCAAGGCGGAATTCTAAGTCCACTGCTAGCCAACATATACCTCCATGAATTGGATGACTATATGCAGGGCTATACCGGCCTAAGCCCTTATTTCAAGGCGAAGCGGAGAAAGGCAAGGGACGCGAATTTCCTGTACGTGCGTTATGCCGACGATTTTATCGTGATGTGTAATGGCACCAAAGCCCAAGCCCTCCACATGAAACAAGAACTACAGGCGTTCTTGAAAGCCAAGCTCAACTTAAACTTGGCCATGGACAAGACTAAGGTCACCCATGCCAATGATGGGTTCCAGTTCCTCGGCATCTGGATTCAACGAGCTATTGGGTCACGCGGAGTGATGGTTCCACGAACCGCCATTCCCGATGCGGCAAAGAAGCGGTTTCTAGACAAAATGAAGCTGGTTCTGAGCCCACGCACCCATCAAAGCTCGGTCAATGCCAAGCTGCTGGCGCTGAATCGGATCATCTCAGGATGGGGACGATACTACCAGTATGTGTCGAGCCCCAAGCATGTGTTTAGTCGGCTCGATGCCCAGGTGTTCTGGCTAATGGGACACTGGCTGGGCCGGAAGTACAAACTCAGCATGCCAAAGGTGATGGAAAAGTACTACCAAGGGTCAACCTTTGGGACAGATACCCACACTCTGAGGCTGTTGAGGGAAATTCCGACCAAACGGTATCTACCCAAGCAACATGCGAATCCTTACACGGCACCGGGCCAGGCTATTCAACGGGAGGACGTGTTCTCCTTAGATGATGCCTGGACAGGGCACGAGAGTCGAAATCGAGAAAGTATGGACTGGCGGCCTGACATCCTGGCGAGGGATGGCCATGTTTGTGCCCACTGTCGGCAATGCTACCCGGCAGCAGACCTCGAAGTTGACCACAAAAGACCTCGTGGAGCGTTTAAAGACCCTCGGGATGCGGATTATCTGGAAAACCTTCAGTTGCTCTGCATCACCTGCCATAAGCTCAAAACTCAGCAGGATAAGCAAGTGTTGAGCCGTATGCGGTGA
- a CDS encoding ISL3 family transposase, giving the protein MDLISHLLPSQTELSLQHWDLDTVTQQVTVHLVSTQTVAQCPLCHRPSHRIHSHYDRTLKDLPVVQFSLTIVLTVCKVFCLNDTCPRRIFTERLPEIVAPWARRTVRYADHLKAMALALGGAAGARLSEQVGYRHSRNSMLRVISSLPLPSLTTPKVLGVDDFALRKGHNYGTILVDLEQHQPIALLPDRTAETLERWLKEHPGVEILSRDRSKTYKRGMSQGAPDAIQVADRFHLLHNLEETLETAFKGHHSVLQQVEKDQCQADGLEVPHPLDLPEDPQSPKALNRAHRLETYEQTHALRQQGYAIKDIAHHLGIGKRTVYKYLAASTFPERQPTIHKQGSGLEAYKPYLQDQWNRGQHQTKALFHQIQQQGYPGSYSTLARYTHQLRQLTASGLPSPESLNDLSGRGPAPPRSTAPHKPLSARRAAWLILQRTETRTTEDDVLLEQLAQQPELLGAISLAQGFINLVRQRLSNQLDDWLQAAKTSSIKAFQSFAEGLEEDYDAVKAAMTLAVSNGPVEGQNNRLKMLKRQMFGRANLELLEKRFILTS; this is encoded by the coding sequence ATGGACCTCATCTCGCATCTACTCCCCAGCCAAACTGAATTGAGCTTGCAGCACTGGGATTTGGATACGGTCACCCAGCAGGTCACGGTTCACCTTGTCTCTACTCAGACCGTAGCTCAGTGTCCTCTCTGTCATCGCCCGAGTCACCGTATCCATAGCCACTACGACAGAACCCTGAAAGACTTACCTGTTGTCCAATTCAGCCTGACGATAGTGCTGACGGTCTGCAAGGTTTTCTGCCTCAATGACACCTGTCCTCGACGGATTTTTACCGAACGCTTACCCGAAATCGTGGCCCCTTGGGCTAGGCGTACCGTTCGGTATGCTGACCATCTCAAAGCCATGGCCCTAGCGTTGGGGGGTGCCGCTGGGGCTCGCCTGAGCGAACAGGTTGGCTATAGGCATAGTCGAAACTCAATGCTGCGGGTCATTTCGAGCCTGCCGTTACCGTCTTTAACGACCCCAAAGGTCTTAGGGGTAGACGATTTTGCCCTACGCAAAGGGCACAACTATGGCACGATTTTGGTGGATCTTGAGCAGCATCAGCCCATTGCGTTGCTTCCGGATCGCACGGCAGAAACCCTTGAACGCTGGCTCAAAGAGCATCCCGGCGTCGAAATCTTATCTCGGGACCGTTCCAAGACCTACAAGCGAGGGATGAGCCAAGGCGCACCGGATGCGATTCAAGTGGCCGACCGCTTTCATCTGTTGCACAATCTCGAAGAGACGTTGGAAACAGCATTTAAGGGACACCACTCAGTCCTCCAACAGGTTGAAAAAGACCAGTGTCAGGCGGATGGTCTCGAGGTTCCGCATCCCTTAGACCTACCTGAGGATCCACAGTCTCCCAAAGCGCTCAACCGGGCTCATCGTTTGGAGACCTATGAGCAAACCCATGCCTTACGGCAGCAAGGATACGCCATTAAAGACATCGCCCACCATCTCGGTATTGGCAAACGGACGGTCTACAAGTATTTGGCCGCGTCAACCTTTCCTGAACGACAACCCACTATCCATAAACAAGGAAGTGGGTTGGAGGCCTATAAACCCTATCTCCAGGATCAATGGAATCGGGGACAGCACCAGACCAAAGCCCTCTTTCACCAGATCCAACAGCAAGGCTATCCGGGAAGTTACTCGACCCTAGCCCGCTATACCCATCAGCTGCGTCAATTAACGGCTTCGGGCCTACCTAGCCCGGAATCTCTTAACGATTTGTCGGGCCGGGGGCCAGCCCCTCCCCGTTCAACCGCTCCTCACAAGCCCTTGAGTGCTCGCCGAGCGGCATGGCTGATCTTACAGCGAACAGAAACCCGCACAACTGAAGATGATGTCTTATTAGAGCAGCTGGCTCAACAGCCCGAGTTATTGGGGGCTATCTCGCTGGCCCAAGGCTTTATAAATCTCGTTCGGCAGCGGCTTTCCAATCAGCTGGATGATTGGCTACAGGCGGCTAAAACCAGCTCAATAAAAGCGTTTCAGAGCTTCGCCGAGGGATTGGAGGAGGATTATGACGCGGTCAAAGCCGCGATGACGTTAGCGGTTAGCAATGGACCAGTAGAGGGGCAGAATAATCGGCTTAAGATGCTGAAACGGCAGATGTTTGGGCGAGCTAACTTGGAGTTGTTAGAGAAGCGGTTTATTTTGACCAGCTAA
- a CDS encoding DUF4113 domain-containing protein, translated as MEPVAAPVSMRIVSRSFGHLVTELSDIKEAVATYTTRCAEKLRADGLLAGHFTVSMRTSYYRPENQYGAARSVALDQPTNDTAVLIHEAMRLAEAAFTPGYEYLKAKVIATELIPVGEVQGSLFAAPVDTEKRDRLMAAMDSLNRKLCPDAVKFGAMGLKPTWTMRSEYFSQRYTTHWGEIPTVKAWQTESHKSTRLSYETVL; from the coding sequence ATGGAGCCCGTGGCCGCCCCCGTCTCCATGCGGATTGTCTCTCGCTCCTTTGGCCACCTGGTGACAGAACTCTCTGACATCAAAGAGGCGGTGGCCACCTACACCACCCGCTGCGCCGAAAAGCTCAGGGCCGATGGCCTGCTGGCGGGTCACTTCACCGTCTCCATGCGCACCAGCTACTACCGCCCCGAGAACCAGTATGGTGCGGCTCGCTCTGTAGCCCTCGACCAGCCCACTAACGATACCGCTGTGCTCATCCACGAGGCCATGAGGCTAGCTGAAGCGGCATTTACGCCGGGGTATGAGTATCTGAAGGCCAAAGTCATCGCCACTGAGCTAATCCCTGTGGGCGAGGTGCAAGGTAGCTTATTTGCGGCCCCGGTGGATACTGAGAAGCGCGATCGCTTGATGGCAGCAATGGACAGCCTTAACCGAAAGCTCTGCCCCGACGCTGTCAAGTTTGGCGCGATGGGCCTGAAGCCCACCTGGACTATGCGGTCAGAGTATTTCTCGCAACGCTACACGACCCACTGGGGGGAGATCCCAACTGTGAAGGCTTGGCAAACAGAATCCCATAAATCAACAAGACTGTCTTACGAGACCGTCTTATAG
- the tnpC gene encoding IS66 family transposase produces MRDLPPLEGLSSEEKDALIRELWQMVQALQADVERLKGKRTKKTSRNSSLPPAKGFKPNSEDSKPSQSERTASVGRAGGGRDLSASPDPVVVARVNRCPHCGNAVERAHQQLKAVYERIELPQVRPQVTRVERYGGQCACCQQSYEAPVPVGLEPGSPFGQSIASVLTYLRYGHAVSYQRLSQLMGDLYGVAISEGAIANLLKRVQTQLAAPVAQIVARLRRARLVCSDETSARINGRNQWEWVFQNEQVCLHVIRPSRGKAVIDETMAGHRPQVWVSDLFSAQKAHPAEQWQVCLAHQLRDCQYAIDAGDDLFAPRMKRLLLRAIAVNRRRHQLAESTLQQYRSRLRGSLREILNLRPKSPEGQQLLKRYLKIREHLLLFLDDETVPPTNNSSEQALRWSVVFRKVTHGFRPDWGAELFAQVRSLVNTARRQGISAFDALSRALTSQQSDWLLS; encoded by the coding sequence ATGAGAGACCTGCCGCCACTAGAAGGCCTCAGTTCTGAGGAGAAAGATGCTCTAATCCGAGAGCTGTGGCAGATGGTGCAAGCGTTGCAGGCAGACGTCGAGAGGCTTAAAGGCAAACGCACCAAGAAAACGTCGCGCAATTCGAGTTTGCCACCGGCGAAAGGATTTAAGCCTAACTCAGAGGATTCTAAGCCAAGCCAAAGCGAGCGAACGGCGAGTGTGGGTCGTGCGGGAGGTGGCCGAGACCTGAGCGCATCGCCCGACCCAGTGGTGGTAGCGCGAGTGAACCGTTGCCCTCACTGCGGCAACGCGGTAGAGCGTGCTCATCAACAACTCAAAGCGGTGTATGAACGGATTGAACTGCCTCAGGTTCGACCCCAAGTGACTCGGGTCGAACGCTACGGTGGGCAATGTGCGTGCTGTCAGCAGAGCTATGAAGCCCCCGTGCCAGTTGGGTTAGAGCCCGGTTCACCCTTTGGTCAGAGTATCGCCAGCGTACTGACGTATCTGAGGTACGGTCATGCGGTGAGCTATCAGCGGCTGAGCCAACTGATGGGAGACCTGTACGGGGTGGCCATATCAGAAGGGGCAATTGCCAACCTCCTAAAACGGGTTCAAACCCAACTTGCCGCACCAGTGGCGCAAATTGTCGCACGTCTGCGCCGTGCCCGTCTGGTATGCAGCGATGAAACCAGTGCCCGCATCAACGGTCGCAACCAGTGGGAGTGGGTGTTCCAGAATGAGCAGGTGTGCCTGCATGTGATTCGCCCTAGTCGAGGGAAGGCCGTCATTGACGAGACGATGGCCGGGCACCGCCCCCAGGTCTGGGTCTCCGATTTATTCAGTGCGCAAAAGGCCCACCCCGCCGAGCAGTGGCAAGTCTGTCTGGCCCATCAACTCAGGGATTGCCAGTATGCCATTGATGCGGGCGATGACCTGTTTGCCCCTCGGATGAAGCGGTTGTTACTGCGCGCCATTGCCGTGAATCGACGACGACATCAGTTAGCTGAATCCACGCTTCAGCAGTACCGGTCTCGATTGAGAGGCAGCCTACGGGAGATCTTGAATTTGAGGCCCAAGTCCCCTGAGGGTCAGCAACTGCTCAAACGCTACTTGAAGATTCGGGAGCATCTGCTGCTTTTTCTAGATGATGAGACGGTGCCGCCGACCAACAATTCCAGTGAACAGGCGCTGCGATGGAGTGTGGTCTTTCGCAAGGTCACCCATGGCTTTCGCCCCGACTGGGGTGCAGAGTTGTTTGCCCAGGTGCGCTCACTGGTGAATACGGCTCGCCGGCAGGGTATCTCTGCCTTCGATGCTCTTTCTCGTGCCCTTACCTCACAGCAGTCTGATTGGCTACTGAGTTGA
- a CDS encoding nuclease-related domain-containing protein — protein MATLIPSYSSCAGRMTGGEKRLAQRLEAKLEDDYMLWYDVPVGPKALYPDFILLHPSRGLCVLEVKDWRLDTIKSVNPDEFAIATPPQGSIKHVKNPLHQARDYVLAMCSLLEQDPELVQADTRASSSAPTPMVWCCPTSPAASSTLSRCWPRSSILTWSSAKTK, from the coding sequence ATGGCCACTCTCATCCCCTCCTACAGCAGCTGCGCCGGTCGCATGACCGGGGGAGAGAAGCGCCTGGCCCAGCGCCTGGAGGCCAAACTAGAGGATGACTACATGCTCTGGTATGACGTACCCGTCGGCCCCAAAGCCCTGTATCCTGATTTCATCCTCCTGCACCCCTCACGGGGTCTCTGCGTGCTGGAGGTCAAAGACTGGCGGCTAGACACCATCAAGTCTGTGAACCCGGATGAGTTTGCGATCGCAACCCCACCCCAGGGCTCAATCAAACACGTTAAAAACCCTCTCCACCAGGCGCGAGATTACGTCCTGGCGATGTGCTCACTACTGGAGCAAGACCCAGAGCTGGTGCAGGCCGATACCAGGGCAAGCTCATCTGCCCCTACGCCTATGGTGTGGTGCTGCCCAACATCACCCGCCGCCAGTTCGACGCTGAGCCGGTGCTGGCCCAGGTCATCGATCCTCACCTGGTCATCTGCAAAGACGAAATGA
- a CDS encoding class I SAM-dependent methyltransferase: protein MNTNTHPNRDTRMVQQQYNQMASRYDRRWQNYTHQTLQFLLHWADLQPHERVLDVGCGTGELEWLHLQDHPQQIIDGIDLAEAMVAVARQKCRPFPQVSFQVGTAEALPYGDHTFDVIVSASAFHYFPDPLAALKEMKRVIKPGGRLVILDWCRDFLWCRLCDLWLQWRDPAHQQCYSQQELHQFLRQAGFQVKASQRQRFGPFWGLMIVTA, encoded by the coding sequence ATGAATACAAATACCCATCCAAATAGGGATACGCGTATGGTACAGCAGCAGTACAACCAGATGGCCAGCCGCTACGATCGCCGCTGGCAGAACTATACTCACCAGACCCTTCAGTTTTTGTTGCACTGGGCCGATCTACAGCCCCACGAACGGGTGTTAGATGTGGGCTGTGGCACGGGAGAACTCGAATGGTTGCACCTGCAAGACCACCCCCAGCAGATTATCGACGGCATCGATCTGGCTGAGGCTATGGTTGCGGTCGCTCGCCAAAAATGTCGCCCCTTTCCCCAGGTCTCGTTTCAGGTGGGTACCGCTGAGGCGTTACCCTACGGCGATCACACCTTCGATGTGATTGTCTCTGCCAGTGCCTTTCACTATTTTCCCGACCCGCTAGCCGCCCTCAAAGAGATGAAACGGGTGATCAAGCCAGGCGGACGGCTGGTGATTTTAGACTGGTGTCGCGACTTTCTGTGGTGTCGGCTGTGCGACCTCTGGCTGCAATGGCGGGATCCAGCCCATCAGCAGTGCTATAGCCAACAGGAACTACACCAGTTCTTGCGTCAGGCTGGTTTTCAGGTCAAGGCCTCCCAGCGGCAGCGGTTTGGGCCATTCTGGGGGCTGATGATCGTCACCGCTTAG
- a CDS encoding DUF305 domain-containing protein, protein MQGSYIRYFAMIGTSIVVMFFLMYLHSYHIFDHARLSETRLFMALIMGAAMMVIMLSYMLHMYKSRNINIAIYLSALVLFGASLWLVRSQITVSDVDYLEGMIPHHSIAILTSERAQIQDLRVRELADEIIEAQWQEIREMEWLISDIRENGLVAAQSELEARPIPDFSTAP, encoded by the coding sequence ATGCAGGGTAGTTACATTAGATACTTTGCAATGATTGGCACCTCAATCGTTGTGATGTTTTTCTTGATGTATCTGCATTCGTACCACATTTTTGATCATGCCCGGCTTAGTGAAACACGACTCTTCATGGCACTGATCATGGGTGCTGCCATGATGGTAATTATGCTGTCATACATGCTGCATATGTATAAGAGCCGCAACATTAACATCGCCATCTACCTAAGCGCCCTTGTGCTGTTTGGCGCTTCACTGTGGCTGGTGCGCAGTCAGATTACGGTGAGCGACGTCGATTATCTAGAAGGCATGATTCCTCACCACTCAATTGCTATTTTGACCAGTGAGCGAGCCCAGATTCAAGATCTTCGTGTGCGTGAACTGGCCGATGAAATCATCGAAGCCCAGTGGCAAGAGATCAGAGAGATGGAGTGGCTAATTTCTGACATTCGGGAAAATGGTTTGGTTGCTGCACAATCTGAGCTAGAAGCAAGACCGATTCCAGATTTCTCGACAGCCCCCTAG
- a CDS encoding heavy metal translocating P-type ATPase produces the protein MGSATQTTQLIVPGMGSNHCAGLVSTSLNRLDGVSQVHTQIADHEVTVTFDPQQLAPEDLRQAVEQAGYDVAQVRSTSGQASQQLVLTVPGMGSNHCAGLVRTSLERLAGVSEVQPRVPDRQVLVSFDPQQVGADALRQAVEQAGYEVAQVASVGEPEAADDDIEANYLRAAKRKLTLAAVPTAIIMGLMLVHMLWVEIPGYLLIVAVLAFPVVFVAGASTHRSAKRSLLNRTANMDVLISMGSLPPYLIGLLGFVYPMTSFMEMAATIMTFHLLGRYLETLAKGQASQAIRALLTLGAKTAQVLRHGEEVEVPVQELAVGDVMVVRPGEKIPTDGEIVEGTSHIDESLATGESVPVEKGPGEMVMGATLNQEGLMQIKATRVGSDTFLSQVIRLVKEAQGSQVPIQEFADQATAYFVPVVLVIALVSLLGWWFFAETLRPILVWGAGFLPWVDPTLNSWLLGLLAAIAVLVIACPCALGLATPTALMVSSGMGAKRGVLIRSGDAIQVMKDIRTVVLDKTGTITQGKPALTDVQVMGPNLSRQQLLRAAASVEAGSEHPLGQSIIKGARAEGIEIPAVSEFQALTARGVQGRVEGELVRVGSRRLLQEAGISPQPLEAALAALEAQGKTAMAVAIGDQAAGVIAVSDTVKADSKAAIARFKAQGITPVMVTGDNERTAQAIATEVGIDRVLAGVLPEGKVDAIKHLQSKHDKVAMVGDGINDAPALTQADVGIAIGAGADVAIEAADVTLVQGELSKVNEVFQLSRATFRKIVQNLFWASIYNLLAIPIAALGLLHPMLGVVAMTASSLSVIGNSMLLKRLQFEE, from the coding sequence ATGGGGTCAGCTACCCAAACGACCCAATTGATCGTGCCGGGAATGGGCAGTAACCACTGTGCCGGGTTGGTCAGCACCTCTCTGAATCGCCTTGATGGGGTGAGCCAGGTGCATACGCAAATTGCTGACCACGAGGTTACGGTGACCTTTGACCCTCAGCAGTTGGCTCCTGAAGACTTGCGCCAGGCGGTAGAGCAGGCGGGCTATGACGTGGCCCAGGTACGCAGCACCTCAGGTCAAGCCAGCCAGCAGTTGGTTTTGACGGTGCCGGGGATGGGCAGCAACCACTGCGCCGGGCTAGTGCGGACATCCCTGGAGCGCTTAGCGGGGGTGAGTGAGGTTCAACCTCGGGTGCCCGACCGGCAGGTGCTGGTGAGCTTTGACCCCCAACAGGTGGGGGCCGATGCCCTGCGCCAGGCGGTAGAGCAGGCGGGCTATGAAGTGGCCCAGGTGGCCTCGGTAGGAGAACCCGAGGCAGCAGATGACGACATTGAGGCCAACTATCTCCGGGCGGCCAAGCGCAAGCTCACCCTGGCGGCGGTTCCCACCGCGATCATCATGGGGCTGATGCTGGTGCATATGCTGTGGGTCGAGATTCCGGGGTATTTGTTGATCGTGGCGGTGCTGGCCTTTCCGGTCGTGTTTGTGGCCGGGGCCAGCACCCATCGCTCCGCCAAGCGATCGCTGCTCAATCGCACCGCCAATATGGATGTGTTGATCAGCATGGGCAGTTTGCCCCCCTACTTAATTGGCCTGCTGGGGTTTGTCTATCCCATGACCTCCTTTATGGAGATGGCCGCCACCATCATGACCTTTCACCTGCTGGGGCGCTATCTAGAAACTCTGGCCAAGGGGCAGGCATCCCAGGCGATTCGAGCGTTGCTGACCTTGGGGGCCAAGACGGCGCAGGTGCTGCGCCATGGAGAAGAGGTAGAAGTGCCGGTGCAGGAGCTGGCCGTGGGGGATGTAATGGTGGTGCGTCCCGGCGAGAAAATCCCCACCGATGGGGAGATTGTCGAGGGCACGAGCCACATCGATGAATCTTTGGCCACCGGGGAATCGGTGCCCGTGGAAAAGGGGCCGGGGGAGATGGTGATGGGGGCTACTCTGAACCAGGAAGGGCTGATGCAGATCAAGGCGACTCGGGTGGGTTCAGATACTTTTTTGTCCCAGGTGATTCGCCTGGTGAAGGAAGCCCAGGGTTCCCAGGTGCCGATTCAAGAATTTGCCGACCAGGCCACGGCCTATTTTGTGCCCGTGGTGCTCGTGATTGCCCTAGTCTCCCTGCTGGGTTGGTGGTTCTTTGCCGAGACCCTGCGGCCAATTCTGGTGTGGGGCGCAGGCTTTCTGCCCTGGGTAGATCCGACGTTGAATTCGTGGCTGCTGGGACTTTTGGCTGCGATCGCAGTTTTGGTGATTGCCTGCCCCTGCGCCCTCGGGTTAGCCACTCCTACCGCCCTAATGGTGAGTTCTGGCATGGGGGCCAAACGGGGGGTGCTGATTCGATCTGGAGACGCGATTCAGGTGATGAAGGATATTCGCACTGTGGTGTTGGATAAAACCGGCACCATCACCCAGGGCAAACCAGCCCTCACCGATGTGCAGGTGATGGGGCCGAACCTGTCCCGGCAGCAGTTGCTGCGGGCCGCCGCCAGTGTAGAAGCGGGTTCTGAGCATCCCCTGGGGCAGTCCATTATCAAAGGAGCCCGAGCCGAAGGGATAGAGATTCCTGCCGTCAGTGAGTTTCAGGCGCTCACCGCCCGAGGGGTGCAGGGACGGGTCGAGGGTGAACTGGTGCGGGTCGGCAGTCGCCGCCTGCTGCAAGAGGCTGGCATCTCGCCCCAACCGCTGGAAGCCGCCCTAGCAGCACTAGAAGCCCAGGGCAAAACCGCCATGGCCGTGGCCATTGGCGACCAAGCCGCTGGGGTAATCGCCGTCTCAGATACGGTCAAGGCTGACTCTAAAGCCGCCATTGCCCGCTTCAAAGCCCAGGGCATTACCCCGGTGATGGTGACGGGCGACAACGAACGCACCGCCCAGGCGATCGCCACCGAAGTCGGCATCGACCGGGTGCTGGCCGGGGTGCTGCCCGAGGGTAAAGTAGACGCCATCAAGCACCTACAGAGCAAACACGACAAGGTGGCCATGGTAGGAGACGGCATTAACGACGCCCCGGCCCTGACCCAGGCGGATGTGGGCATTGCCATTGGGGCGGGGGCCGATGTGGCAATTGAGGCCGCCGATGTCACCCTGGTACAAGGAGAACTCTCCAAGGTGAACGAAGTCTTTCAGCTCTCCCGCGCCACCTTCCGCAAAATTGTGCAGAACCTGTTTTGGGCCTCGATCTACAATCTGTTAGCGATCCCCATTGCGGCTTTGGGTCTGCTGCATCCGATGCTGGGGGTGGTGGCCATGACCGCCAGCTCCCTCTCGGTGATTGGCAACTCGATGCTGCTAAAGCGACTGCAATTTGAGGAGTAA